From the genome of Polypterus senegalus isolate Bchr_013 chromosome 8, ASM1683550v1, whole genome shotgun sequence:
ccattttctaacccgctgaatccaaacatatatatatataatctgccTTAACGTGTATAGCATACATCTATCAGGGTCTTGCAtaatattgatatacagtataagggaTATTTTAAcatgtatgttttgtgttttttaggaTCAGAGATTTTGACACCAACTACTTTACATTGGAATTCTCTTCCTGTTGTGAAACTAACCAGGACAGATCAAAGGATCACTTCACAGCAGAGGTACAATCCAAACTCCTCTGCCTTGTCTGTTTTCCAAAAGCAGAAGGAAGGgtttaaacaaaaatctaaagacaATAATAAGCAGGACTTTCCTACAAGAAAGAAGCCACATTGCTGTACTGAATGCGGCAAGCAATTTTTGTGCAGTAGCCTActtaagaatcacatgagaattcacactggtgagaagccatattgctgttctgattgtGGCAAGCAGTTCTCACAAATGAGCCACCTGCGGACACatgcaagaattcacactggagagaagccatactgtTGTCCGGAATGTGGCAAGCAGTTCTCGCAATCGGGAAGTCTTTATAACCACAGAAGAATTCACAGTGgacagaagccatattgctgtactgaatgtgaCCAACGATTTGTTAGCAGTAGCAGTCTTCAGATACACActagaattcacacaggagagaagccatactgctgtaCTGACTGTGGCAAGCAATTCTCAATAATAGGCAATCTTCGAGCCCACCAAACCATTCACAGTGGGCAGAAGCCATAtagttgttctgaatgtggaaaagagTTCTCAAAGATAGTCAATCTTAAGAAACACAGAAGAATTCACAGTGGAGAAAGGCCATATTCCTGTTCTGATTGTGACAAACGATTCTACAGCAGTAGCAGCCTTCGAAGACACACAAGGATTCATATTAGAGAGATGGGTGGGATCtcaaaatcaataacaaaaaacTTCCAGGTCAATCTTGACCAATTACCATAGCTTCCTacaaattacaaagcaaaatgttATTGGAATCAATGCAGGCACTATACCAAGGTCTTACTGTAAAATCATGGGAATCAGACCTACAGCCACATAAACACATTGCTTCAAGAGTAGGGTTGTCACGATACCAAAATTTCAAACTTCAATACATATAAGAAGAGGAAATGTATTGAAATTTGATACCATTTTCAATACCCATTGCAGTCTATAATGTaactcaataaaatgtatttaaataaactacAGTTCTGtgtgcataaaaataataaatttagtCATTATATACAAATACTTGAAGTAGTGCAATCTTTTGTAAAAGGTAGAAGGTTAAAGTtctgtaaataaaaagtaaaccagTTTAAATCCGGtttacaggtgtttttttttttttttgcattgataaAGCAAATACTGTTACACGCGTAATACACAGAAATGTTATGTAATAAACCTCGTTAAATGTTAATTGAATATAGTATTGCAATCTTTCGTAAAcatcatacatacagtaaatatactaAAGTGTTGAAGTAAAAATA
Proteins encoded in this window:
- the LOC120533312 gene encoding zinc finger protein 239-like, yielding MDTKEDICDLSNIEIVTVTIKEEEEDCELESVYSEQDSLSIMDENLELVTVGIKEESEEMSVSTKMHKYKGVKHTDHNVRCESLQSDTKRTAEISSVRTRKQQPSPSNQSGERSEILTPTTLHWNSLPVVKLTRTDQRITSQQRYNPNSSALSVFQKQKEGFKQKSKDNNKQDFPTRKKPHCCTECGKQFLCSSLLKNHMRIHTGEKPYCCSDCGKQFSQMSHLRTHARIHTGEKPYCCPECGKQFSQSGSLYNHRRIHSGQKPYCCTECDQRFVSSSSLQIHTRIHTGEKPYCCTDCGKQFSIIGNLRAHQTIHSGQKPYSCSECGKEFSKIVNLKKHRRIHSGERPYSCSDCDKRFYSSSSLRRHTRIHIREMGGISKSITKNFQVNLDQLP